The following proteins are encoded in a genomic region of Micromonospora olivasterospora:
- a CDS encoding Acg family FMN-binding oxidoreductase produces the protein MSHETPATDRPLTTALTEAAATSGRAPSVHNTQPWRWKVLPDALELRMVRDPQLAATDPDARLTVLSCGAGLHHARVALAAEGWTALVERLPDPKQPELLARLTGFRHTGADPDAMRLVQCMQVRHTDRRPVSDEPVPAPALDEIAKATDAEGGRLQVLRSDQVMELAAAAAQAAVVAAAEPELREELAYWTSRAGPGTGLPPEVLPEQAARTTVPGRDFGRPGTLPVGPGHDRAAVYAILWNTDDEPDNWLRAGEALSAAWLAATRLGLSVVPLSGVVEVEGTRQTLRGLLAGLGFPYLALRLGIADLTHAGPPHTPRLPTGQVVDTSALRGEAA, from the coding sequence ATGAGCCACGAGACGCCGGCTACCGATCGTCCGCTGACCACCGCGCTCACCGAGGCCGCCGCGACGTCCGGTCGCGCCCCCTCGGTGCATAACACCCAGCCGTGGCGCTGGAAGGTCCTCCCGGACGCGCTGGAACTGCGGATGGTGCGGGACCCGCAGCTCGCCGCGACCGACCCGGATGCCCGGCTGACGGTGCTGAGCTGCGGCGCCGGGCTGCACCACGCGCGCGTGGCGCTGGCCGCCGAGGGCTGGACGGCGCTGGTGGAGCGGCTGCCCGACCCGAAACAGCCGGAACTGCTCGCCCGACTCACCGGATTCCGGCACACCGGGGCGGACCCCGACGCCATGCGTCTCGTGCAGTGCATGCAGGTCCGGCACACCGACCGCCGGCCGGTCAGCGACGAGCCCGTGCCCGCCCCGGCGCTCGACGAGATCGCCAAGGCGACCGACGCCGAGGGCGGGCGACTCCAGGTGCTCAGGTCCGACCAGGTAATGGAGCTGGCCGCCGCGGCGGCTCAGGCCGCGGTGGTCGCGGCGGCGGAGCCGGAGCTCCGCGAGGAGCTGGCGTACTGGACCAGCCGGGCCGGCCCCGGCACCGGACTGCCGCCCGAGGTGCTGCCCGAGCAGGCCGCGCGGACCACAGTGCCGGGCCGGGACTTCGGCCGGCCCGGCACCCTGCCGGTCGGCCCCGGGCACGACCGGGCAGCCGTCTACGCAATCCTCTGGAACACCGACGACGAGCCGGACAACTGGCTACGGGCTGGCGAGGCGCTCTCCGCCGCCTGGCTGGCCGCCACCCGGCTCGGGCTCTCCGTGGTGCCGCTCAGCGGTGTGGTGGAGGTGGAAGGCACCCGGCAGACGCTGCGCGGGCTGCTGGCCGGCCTCGGCTTCCCGTACCTCGCGCTGCGGCTCGGGATCGCGGACCTGACGCACGCGGGCCCCCCGCACACCCCGCGCCTGCCCACCGGGCAGGTCGTCGACACCTCCGCGCTACGTGGCGAGGCCGCCTGA
- a CDS encoding aquaporin, with protein sequence MIASVHQLPLRGPLALVWKLILTVGLISTILGTVSGAQNVGPLAALAVGGYLALAGLWASPLTGASMNVFRPFGPALMPGQPRARWAYLLGPLLAVPPAVGVAELLRGPGGGRISRRAAQGAVRD encoded by the coding sequence ATCATCGCCAGTGTCCACCAACTCCCGCTTCGCGGCCCGCTTGCCCTGGTCTGGAAACTGATCCTCACCGTCGGGCTGATCAGCACCATCCTCGGCACCGTCTCCGGCGCGCAGAACGTCGGACCGCTGGCGGCCCTCGCCGTCGGCGGATACCTGGCCCTCGCCGGGCTTTGGGCCTCACCGCTGACCGGAGCGTCGATGAACGTCTTCCGCCCCTTCGGCCCGGCCCTGATGCCCGGGCAGCCCCGGGCCCGGTGGGCGTACCTGCTCGGACCGCTGCTCGCGGTGCCGCCGGCGGTCGGCGTGGCAGAACTGTTGCGCGGCCCCGGCGGCGGCCGGATCAGCCGCCGCGCCGCCCAAGGCGCCGTCCGCGACTGA
- the fdhF gene encoding formate dehydrogenase subunit alpha has translation MQLSVDNIGVEVTEGATVLDAVRVAGAVVPTLCYDERLTPQGSCRVCLVGVRGRAMPACTTPAVDGMEIHTDDPAACRSARLALELLVSQLPARALDIPAERSELVRACQHFGLPATRFDGATRNAGVDHSHPYVKLDRDLCIACNRCVRMCAEVQGTFALSLAGRGFDTVVVAGTGGPWVSSPCVACGGCVDTCPSGALSEPGLADPNPISRTTTTTCGYCGVGCTLRVHVRDAAVAAITPVHGAPVNRGHACVKGRFAHAFTRSRERLTTPLIRDGGRDSPLRPASWQEALTVAATRLAAIRDHHGPDAIGMISSARATNEENYLAQKFARTVLGTNNIDNCSRLCHAPSAVGLAAAFGYAGGTNSVDDLDQTDCILIAGANPTEAHPVVGARIKQLVLRGARLIVIDPRRIDLAEMADVHVQARPGSNVAVFNGIARVLLDEGYADEDFLRTRASGLDELTALLGDYPPDHAARLAGVAPEALVAAARLYGAARRPAIVYGLGITEHAHGTDGVRTLSNLAILKGAVGTPDCCGILSMRGQNNVQGASDMGALPDMLPGYQHVADPGVRARFNRAWQAEVPARPGLRILDMFASAIAGRVRAMYVIGEDIAQTDPDSGNVRRALAACDLVINHDLFLSTTAEHADIVFPAVPFLEKDGTFVNFDRRIQRVRPALDPPGQARSDFDILHLLACAMGADLGCPTPADAMAECAALTPTFAGISHTRLDRDGPLHWPCRGPDQPGEGRLYLDSFATPDGRAALAVRPYLPPGEQPDTSFPYVLITGRRLVHYNSGSMSRRTPNQQLHPHEVLDLHPDDAARLELADGDLVEVTSRRATVTFPVHLTDTIAPGQLFTAFNFPDTPTNALTSDATDTETGCPEYKITAVSLSPVS, from the coding sequence ATGCAGTTATCCGTCGACAACATCGGCGTCGAGGTGACCGAGGGTGCCACCGTGCTGGACGCCGTACGGGTGGCCGGGGCGGTGGTGCCGACCCTGTGCTACGACGAGCGGCTCACCCCGCAGGGATCATGCCGGGTCTGCCTCGTCGGCGTGCGGGGACGGGCGATGCCCGCGTGCACCACCCCCGCCGTCGACGGGATGGAGATACACACCGACGACCCAGCTGCCTGTAGGTCCGCACGGCTCGCCCTGGAGCTCCTCGTGTCCCAACTGCCCGCACGGGCGCTCGACATCCCCGCCGAACGCAGCGAACTGGTCCGCGCCTGCCAGCACTTCGGCCTGCCCGCAACCCGGTTCGACGGCGCGACCCGGAACGCGGGCGTCGATCACTCGCACCCGTACGTGAAACTCGACCGGGACCTGTGCATCGCCTGCAACCGCTGCGTACGCATGTGCGCCGAGGTACAGGGCACCTTCGCGCTCTCCCTCGCCGGGCGCGGGTTCGACACCGTCGTCGTGGCCGGCACCGGCGGGCCCTGGGTGTCGTCCCCCTGCGTGGCCTGCGGCGGCTGCGTCGACACCTGCCCGAGCGGTGCACTGTCCGAACCAGGGCTGGCCGACCCCAACCCGATCAGCCGGACGACCACCACCACCTGCGGGTACTGCGGCGTGGGCTGCACCCTGCGGGTGCACGTCCGCGACGCAGCCGTCGCCGCGATCACCCCCGTGCACGGCGCCCCGGTCAACCGCGGCCACGCCTGCGTCAAAGGCCGGTTCGCGCACGCGTTCACCCGGTCCCGGGAGCGGCTGACCACCCCACTGATCCGCGACGGCGGCCGGGACTCGCCGCTACGACCCGCATCCTGGCAGGAGGCCCTCACCGTCGCCGCGACCCGGCTGGCCGCCATCCGCGACCACCATGGGCCCGACGCCATCGGCATGATCTCCTCCGCCCGGGCAACCAACGAGGAGAACTACCTCGCCCAGAAGTTCGCCCGCACCGTGCTTGGCACCAACAACATCGACAACTGCTCCCGGCTGTGCCACGCCCCGTCCGCGGTCGGCCTCGCCGCCGCGTTCGGCTACGCCGGTGGCACCAACTCCGTCGATGACCTCGACCAAACCGACTGCATCCTGATCGCCGGCGCGAACCCCACCGAGGCCCACCCGGTCGTCGGGGCCCGGATCAAACAGCTGGTGCTACGCGGCGCACGGCTTATCGTCATCGACCCCCGCCGCATCGACCTCGCCGAAATGGCCGACGTGCACGTCCAAGCCAGACCCGGGTCCAACGTCGCCGTCTTCAACGGCATCGCCCGGGTGCTACTCGACGAGGGATACGCCGACGAGGACTTCCTCCGCACCCGGGCCAGCGGCCTCGACGAGCTCACCGCGTTGCTGGGCGACTACCCGCCCGACCACGCGGCACGGCTCGCCGGCGTCGCGCCCGAGGCGCTGGTCGCGGCGGCCCGCCTCTACGGGGCCGCACGCCGCCCGGCGATCGTCTACGGCCTCGGCATCACCGAACACGCCCACGGCACCGACGGCGTACGCACCCTGTCCAACCTCGCCATCCTCAAAGGCGCCGTCGGCACCCCCGACTGCTGCGGCATCCTGTCCATGCGCGGGCAGAACAACGTCCAAGGCGCCTCCGACATGGGCGCCCTGCCAGACATGCTCCCCGGCTACCAGCACGTTGCCGACCCCGGCGTCCGCGCCCGATTCAACCGAGCCTGGCAGGCCGAGGTGCCCGCCCGGCCCGGGCTGCGCATCCTGGACATGTTCGCCTCAGCCATCGCCGGACGAGTGCGGGCGATGTACGTCATCGGCGAGGACATCGCACAGACCGACCCCGACAGCGGCAACGTACGTCGGGCACTGGCCGCCTGCGACCTCGTCATCAACCACGACCTGTTCCTCTCCACCACCGCCGAACACGCCGACATCGTGTTCCCGGCAGTGCCCTTCCTCGAAAAGGACGGCACCTTCGTCAACTTCGACCGCCGCATCCAGCGGGTCCGCCCGGCGCTGGACCCACCCGGACAGGCCCGCAGCGACTTCGATATCCTGCACCTGCTCGCCTGCGCGATGGGCGCCGACCTCGGCTGCCCCACCCCCGCCGACGCGATGGCGGAATGCGCCGCACTGACCCCCACCTTCGCCGGTATCTCACACACCCGACTCGACCGCGACGGGCCACTGCACTGGCCCTGCCGTGGTCCGGACCAACCCGGCGAGGGACGCCTCTACCTCGACTCGTTCGCCACCCCCGACGGCCGCGCCGCGCTCGCCGTCCGGCCGTACCTGCCGCCGGGCGAGCAACCAGACACCAGCTTCCCGTACGTCCTGATCACCGGGCGCCGGCTGGTGCACTACAACAGCGGCTCGATGAGCCGCCGCACCCCCAACCAGCAACTCCACCCACACGAGGTCCTCGACCTGCACCCCGACGACGCCGCACGGCTCGAACTAGCCGACGGTGACCTCGTCGAAGTGACCAGCCGACGGGCAACCGTCACCTTCCCCGTCCACCTGACCGACACGATCGCCCCCGGCCAGCTATTCACCGCCTTCAACTTCCCCGACACCCCCACCAACGCCCTCACCTCCGACGCCACCGACACCGAAACCGGCTGCCCCGAATACAAGATCACCGCGGTGTCTCTGAGCCCGGTTTCGTAA
- a CDS encoding NAD(P)H-dependent oxidoreductase subunit E translates to MEPREAFVELQERLGRPGTRMLDRLRQAQDEDGRVDADDLAQAAGEFGWPVAAVTGSATYYADFAEGRRGRRHVRVCEGTSCLVSSQGQHIARLERALGVRLGECAADGSVSLQGVRCLGYCYDSPAVLDGELPASGETLGGLFGDPLAAQRRTRPGWVEPLKMQAAQIPYASAVERPVVLAGLVGGEEPWAVWPSVVAAGSREKVMSEIAASGLRGRGGAGFPVAKKWSMTAGEPAPRYVVGNGDEGDPGSYGDRLLMEHDPHRILEGLALAGFAVGARHGLILVRSEYPTAAERLRAAVAQARQAGHLGKGVHDSPVDFDVEIVVGAGSYVAGEETALLHALAGLRAAVRARPPYPTSHGFLGRPTAVNNVETLAAVPWIVRHGGAAYARLGHPDEPGTKLVCLSQRFRRPGVYEVEFGVPLRHLVEDLGGGLREPYQLRAVQVGGPLGGFLTPDQLDLPLLTRPLTEAGAALGHASLVAVDSTVPAAAILRHAWAFGAAESCGACTPCRVGTRRGIELVERLGGPAQAAEVLADHEPLLEVLNVASLCAFGRGVACAVRSLLRVYASELHQATAFTSNRGA, encoded by the coding sequence ATGGAGCCGCGGGAGGCGTTCGTCGAGTTGCAGGAGCGCCTGGGCCGGCCGGGTACGCGGATGCTGGATCGGCTTCGGCAGGCGCAGGATGAGGACGGGCGGGTCGACGCCGACGACTTGGCGCAGGCCGCTGGCGAGTTCGGCTGGCCGGTGGCGGCCGTGACCGGTTCGGCGACCTACTACGCGGACTTCGCCGAGGGCCGGCGGGGCCGACGTCACGTCCGGGTGTGCGAAGGGACCTCGTGCTTGGTGAGCAGCCAGGGCCAGCACATCGCACGGCTGGAGCGGGCGCTGGGCGTGCGCCTGGGCGAGTGCGCGGCGGACGGGTCGGTGTCGCTGCAGGGCGTGCGGTGCCTTGGGTACTGCTACGACTCGCCCGCCGTGCTCGACGGGGAGCTACCAGCCAGCGGGGAGACTCTGGGTGGGCTGTTCGGTGACCCGCTGGCCGCGCAGCGGCGGACGAGGCCCGGTTGGGTCGAGCCGTTGAAGATGCAGGCGGCGCAGATCCCGTACGCGAGCGCGGTCGAACGGCCGGTGGTGCTGGCCGGGCTGGTCGGTGGCGAGGAGCCGTGGGCGGTGTGGCCCAGCGTCGTGGCGGCCGGTTCCCGCGAGAAGGTCATGTCCGAGATCGCCGCCTCTGGTTTGCGCGGGCGGGGCGGGGCCGGTTTCCCGGTGGCGAAGAAGTGGTCGATGACCGCCGGCGAACCCGCGCCCCGGTACGTGGTGGGCAACGGCGACGAGGGTGACCCCGGCTCGTACGGCGATCGACTGCTGATGGAGCACGACCCGCACCGGATCCTGGAGGGCCTGGCACTGGCCGGGTTCGCGGTGGGCGCGCGGCACGGCCTGATCCTCGTGCGCTCGGAGTACCCGACGGCGGCCGAGCGGCTGCGTGCCGCGGTGGCGCAGGCGCGCCAGGCCGGTCACCTGGGAAAGGGGGTGCACGACTCGCCGGTCGACTTCGACGTGGAGATTGTCGTGGGGGCCGGCTCGTATGTCGCGGGGGAGGAGACGGCGTTGCTGCACGCCCTGGCCGGGTTGCGGGCGGCGGTGCGGGCGCGTCCTCCGTACCCGACCAGCCACGGCTTCCTCGGGCGGCCGACCGCGGTCAACAACGTGGAGACGCTGGCGGCGGTGCCGTGGATCGTGCGGCATGGTGGGGCGGCCTATGCCCGGCTGGGCCACCCGGACGAACCCGGCACCAAGCTGGTCTGCCTGAGTCAGCGTTTCCGCCGGCCGGGGGTGTACGAGGTGGAGTTCGGTGTGCCGCTGCGGCACCTCGTGGAGGATCTCGGCGGCGGGCTTCGGGAGCCGTACCAGTTGCGCGCGGTGCAGGTCGGCGGCCCGCTCGGCGGCTTTCTCACCCCCGACCAGCTCGACCTGCCACTGTTGACCCGGCCGCTTACGGAGGCCGGGGCCGCGTTGGGGCACGCCAGCCTCGTCGCGGTCGACTCGACCGTGCCGGCCGCGGCGATCCTTCGGCATGCCTGGGCGTTCGGGGCGGCGGAGAGCTGCGGAGCCTGCACCCCCTGCCGGGTGGGCACCCGCCGCGGCATAGAACTGGTCGAGCGGCTCGGGGGACCCGCCCAGGCGGCGGAGGTACTCGCCGACCACGAACCGCTGCTCGAGGTGCTGAACGTGGCGAGCCTGTGCGCGTTCGGGCGCGGGGTGGCCTGCGCGGTCCGCAGCCTGCTGCGGGTGTACGCGAGCGAGCTGCACCAGGCCACAGCCTTCACCAGCAACAGGGGCGCCTAG
- a CDS encoding transposase: MSVTDTAASARGNSAGVDWAKDDYAVCVVDADGEPLERLTLKYTRTGLRRLIDLLDRHRVDAVGIERPDGPIVDALLAAEATVYVSRQFLTLFTTQDALDWLSPKRLAAWLKSVSYCGRTDPAVLTVRAARLLAEIGDARGRFPTPASLACLAGVAPSTRESGKVRIVTFRWAVDKQLRDAVCDFAGDSRHANPWAADLYQRTRARGHDHPHAVRILARAWLDIIWKCWTTNTPYDPDRHRALQHLLKQDHQVAA, encoded by the coding sequence ATGAGTGTGACCGACACCGCCGCGTCGGCGCGAGGGAACTCGGCCGGGGTGGACTGGGCCAAGGACGACTACGCGGTCTGCGTGGTCGACGCCGACGGTGAGCCGTTGGAGCGGCTGACGCTGAAATACACCAGGACCGGCCTGAGACGGCTGATCGACCTGCTCGACCGGCATCGGGTGGACGCGGTCGGCATCGAACGCCCGGACGGGCCGATCGTAGATGCGTTGCTGGCCGCCGAGGCGACCGTGTACGTCAGCCGGCAGTTCCTGACCCTGTTCACCACCCAGGACGCCCTGGACTGGCTGTCGCCCAAGCGCCTGGCCGCCTGGCTGAAGAGCGTGAGCTACTGCGGCCGCACCGACCCAGCCGTGCTCACCGTCCGCGCCGCCCGGCTGCTCGCCGAGATCGGCGACGCCCGCGGCCGGTTCCCCACCCCAGCGTCCCTGGCCTGCCTCGCCGGCGTCGCACCCTCGACCCGCGAATCCGGCAAAGTCCGCATCGTGACCTTCCGCTGGGCCGTGGACAAACAACTGCGCGACGCCGTCTGCGACTTCGCCGGCGACAGCCGCCACGCCAACCCCTGGGCCGCCGACCTCTACCAACGAACCCGAGCCCGCGGCCACGACCATCCCCACGCGGTCCGTATCCTGGCCCGCGCCTGGCTGGACATCATCTGGAAATGCTGGACCACCAACACCCCCTACGACCCGGACCGCCACCGAGCCCTCCAACACCTGCTCAAACAAGATCATCAAGTGGCGGCTTGA
- a CDS encoding HAD-IC family P-type ATPase — protein sequence MTLVGLLTFQDPPKSDAAQAIGRLARMGIGVRLITGDNRHAATHIAREVGLTGEPMLGADIAACPDADLAARVGDTAVFAEVDPTQKERVLAALRSRGAVVGFIGDGINDSPALHAADVGISVDTAVDVAKQAAAIVLLEKSLDVVADGVRLGRRTFTNTLKYIRVNTSASFGNVVSMSVATLILPFLPLLPRQVLLLNFLSDIPYTTISTDHADAEQLQQPRTVDVRAIRRFMLVYGTISIAFDLAALAVLRWWWHTPTDVFRAAWFIQFTVTEIIVLMVLRTNRAFLRSRPSTILLGTGALLAAITVALPYSPLARPLGFAPPPLPVLATLAAFGVVYIVVNELTKRRFPPDHLGIAGERCQVGGDGGSLVERA from the coding sequence ATGACCCTCGTCGGGCTGCTCACCTTCCAGGACCCCCCGAAGTCCGACGCGGCGCAGGCCATCGGCCGGCTGGCCCGGATGGGTATCGGCGTCCGGTTGATCACCGGCGACAACCGGCACGCCGCCACCCACATCGCCCGTGAGGTCGGCCTCACCGGCGAGCCGATGCTCGGCGCCGATATCGCCGCCTGCCCGGACGCCGACCTGGCCGCCCGGGTCGGGGACACCGCCGTGTTCGCCGAGGTCGATCCGACGCAGAAGGAACGCGTGCTGGCCGCGCTGCGGTCCCGTGGCGCCGTGGTCGGTTTCATCGGTGACGGCATCAACGACTCGCCCGCCCTGCACGCCGCCGACGTCGGCATCTCCGTGGACACCGCTGTCGACGTGGCCAAACAGGCCGCCGCGATCGTCCTGCTCGAGAAGAGCCTGGACGTGGTGGCCGACGGTGTCCGGCTGGGCCGGCGAACCTTCACCAACACCCTCAAGTACATCCGGGTCAACACCAGCGCCTCGTTCGGCAACGTGGTCAGCATGAGCGTCGCGACGCTGATCCTGCCGTTCCTTCCGCTGCTGCCGCGTCAGGTACTGCTGCTGAACTTCCTTTCCGACATCCCGTACACCACCATCTCCACCGATCACGCCGACGCGGAGCAGTTGCAGCAACCCCGGACCGTCGACGTCCGGGCGATCCGCCGCTTCATGCTGGTCTACGGCACGATCAGCATTGCCTTCGACCTCGCCGCACTCGCCGTGCTGCGCTGGTGGTGGCACACGCCGACCGACGTCTTCCGGGCCGCCTGGTTCATCCAGTTCACCGTCACCGAGATCATCGTGCTGATGGTGCTGCGCACCAACCGCGCCTTCCTACGCAGCCGCCCGTCCACCATCCTGCTCGGCACCGGCGCGCTGCTCGCCGCGATCACGGTGGCCCTGCCGTACAGCCCGCTGGCCCGGCCGCTCGGGTTCGCCCCGCCGCCGCTGCCGGTGCTCGCCACCCTCGCCGCGTTCGGCGTCGTGTACATCGTCGTCAACGAACTCACCAAACGCCGGTTCCCACCCGACCACCTAGGCATTGCGGGTGAGCGCTGCCAGGTGGGCGGCGACGGTGGCAGCCTCGTGGAACGGGCGTGA
- a CDS encoding HAD-IC family P-type ATPase, translating into MESGVGPRERSGAFWVGPLPEALRAIRATDRGRSDAEAARLRREHGPNQVEVGRRRGWRLLLTQFTSPIILILVAATVLSMALGDLLDGVIILAIIVASGGLGFWQERAAGRAVDALQARVRVCAEVIRDGREAAVPVPEVVVGDLVVLRAGDVVPADCRLVDAQRLQVDQSALTGEAFPVEKTPGEAPAEADLARRTNAVWMGTHVVSGTGRAVVMCTGRGTAFASVAGRVAARPAATGFQRGLTRFGLLLVRIMVVLLVAIFAANLVLGRPIIDSLLFSLALAVGLTPQMLPAIVAVSLSAGARMMAAERVIVKRLEAIEDFGAMTMLLTDKTGTLTTGTVTLTASLDVSGRPDDEVSRLARLNAGLQRGFHNPMDTAIMHGQPPPDEHLGIAEVPYDFTRKRLSVLIQDHGIPTLITKGALSSVLDVCATARTDRGVVPSTRSATGCSGALRNSAHRGTGYWASLSDPSRTRPPPPRPTRPG; encoded by the coding sequence GTGGAGTCGGGGGTCGGCCCGCGGGAGCGGAGCGGGGCGTTCTGGGTCGGGCCGCTGCCCGAGGCGCTGCGGGCGATCCGGGCCACCGACCGGGGACGCTCGGACGCGGAGGCCGCCCGGCTGCGGCGCGAGCACGGCCCGAATCAGGTCGAGGTGGGCCGCCGGCGGGGGTGGCGGCTGCTGCTGACCCAGTTCACCAGCCCGATCATCTTGATCCTGGTCGCCGCGACGGTGCTGTCGATGGCCCTCGGTGATCTCCTTGACGGGGTGATCATCCTGGCCATCATCGTGGCCAGCGGCGGGCTGGGCTTCTGGCAGGAACGCGCCGCCGGACGGGCCGTCGACGCCCTGCAGGCGCGGGTCCGGGTGTGCGCGGAGGTGATCCGCGACGGCCGGGAGGCGGCGGTGCCGGTGCCCGAGGTCGTGGTCGGTGACCTGGTGGTGCTGCGCGCTGGGGACGTGGTGCCGGCGGACTGCCGGTTGGTCGACGCCCAACGGTTGCAGGTGGACCAGTCGGCGCTGACGGGTGAGGCGTTCCCGGTGGAGAAGACGCCGGGGGAGGCCCCGGCGGAGGCGGATCTGGCCCGGCGGACCAACGCCGTGTGGATGGGCACACACGTGGTCAGCGGGACCGGCCGGGCCGTGGTGATGTGCACCGGCCGGGGCACCGCCTTCGCCAGCGTGGCCGGGCGGGTAGCCGCCCGCCCGGCCGCCACCGGCTTCCAGCGCGGCCTGACCCGCTTCGGGCTGCTGCTGGTCCGCATCATGGTGGTGCTCCTCGTGGCGATTTTCGCGGCGAACCTGGTGCTGGGCCGCCCGATCATCGACTCCCTGCTGTTCTCCCTGGCGCTGGCAGTCGGCCTGACCCCGCAGATGCTCCCGGCGATTGTCGCGGTGAGCCTGTCCGCCGGAGCGCGGATGATGGCTGCCGAGCGGGTCATCGTCAAACGGCTCGAGGCCATCGAGGACTTCGGTGCCATGACGATGCTGCTGACCGACAAGACCGGCACCCTCACCACCGGGACGGTGACCCTCACCGCCAGCCTCGACGTGTCCGGGCGGCCGGACGACGAAGTGAGCCGCCTCGCCCGGCTCAACGCGGGCCTGCAACGCGGCTTCCACAACCCGATGGACACCGCGATCATGCACGGCCAGCCGCCCCCGGACGAGCACCTCGGAATCGCCGAGGTTCCCTACGACTTCACTCGCAAGCGACTCTCCGTGCTGATCCAAGACCACGGCATCCCCACGTTGATCACCAAAGGGGCGCTGTCGTCCGTGCTCGACGTCTGCGCCACGGCCCGGACGGACCGCGGGGTCGTACCGTCGACGAGGTCCGCGACGGGGTGCAGCGGCGCTTTGAGGAACTCAGCGCACAGGGGCACCGGGTACTGGGCATCGCTGTCCGACCCCTCCCGAACGCGACCACCGCCACCCCGGCCGACGAGACCGGGATGA